One Proteinivorax tanatarense DNA segment encodes these proteins:
- the rseP gene encoding RIP metalloprotease RseP, which translates to MSIIVAVIVLGVLITVHELGHFLVAKAVGMHVKDFAIGFGPAIAKFQKAETLYAIRLFPLGGYVRVLGEDEDERSKEGSMQSKTVGERFLFVLAGPLMNFLLAILLFMLVAFAFGLATNAGEIGRVVKGDVADQAGLESGDVIISIDQQEVNSWEDIVEEISAAPEQSLNIEIMRNDKIQNVTVVPQYDETGQRGVIGIMPPLERLGLVDSIKYGLSQTAVVGRMIFHGLRDLFFGDEGSIDDLAGPVGIVSLVGETVRFGLANVILFAAALSVNLGVLNLLPIPALDGSRLVFLIIEGVRGKPIDPEKEGFVHIIGVLFLLLLFVIVMYNDIMRILS; encoded by the coding sequence ATGTCAATTATTGTAGCTGTTATTGTTTTAGGTGTACTAATAACAGTACATGAGCTTGGACATTTTTTAGTGGCAAAAGCTGTTGGAATGCATGTTAAAGATTTTGCTATCGGTTTTGGTCCTGCAATAGCAAAATTTCAAAAAGCTGAGACATTATACGCCATAAGATTATTTCCCCTAGGTGGCTATGTAAGAGTACTTGGGGAAGATGAGGATGAGCGTTCAAAAGAAGGTAGCATGCAATCTAAGACTGTTGGCGAAAGATTTTTATTTGTTTTAGCTGGTCCACTTATGAACTTTCTGCTGGCTATTTTACTTTTTATGTTAGTAGCTTTTGCATTTGGATTAGCTACTAATGCTGGTGAAATAGGAAGAGTTGTTAAAGGGGATGTAGCTGACCAAGCAGGTTTAGAATCTGGTGATGTAATAATAAGCATTGACCAACAAGAGGTAAACTCATGGGAAGACATTGTAGAAGAAATTAGTGCTGCTCCGGAGCAAAGCTTAAATATTGAAATTATGCGAAATGATAAGATTCAAAATGTTACGGTAGTTCCACAGTATGATGAAACAGGACAGCGGGGAGTAATCGGAATAATGCCACCATTAGAAAGATTGGGGCTTGTTGACTCAATTAAATATGGATTATCACAAACTGCAGTAGTTGGCAGAATGATTTTTCACGGTTTAAGGGATTTATTCTTTGGTGATGAAGGATCTATTGATGATTTAGCTGGACCTGTAGGTATAGTATCATTAGTAGGAGAAACTGTGAGGTTTGGTTTAGCAAACGTGATATTATTTGCTGCAGCTTTAAGTGTAAACTTGGGTGTTTTGAATTTACTACCTATTCCAGCTTTAGATGGCAGTAGACTAGTATTTCTTATTATTGAGGGAGTTAGAGGTAAACCAATTGATCCGGAAAAAGAAGGTTTTGTTCACATTATCGGTGTCCTATTTCTTTTACTGCTATTTGTTATAGTTATGTATAACGATATTATGAGGATACTATCTTGA